From Nitrospira sp.:
TGTGCAAGGCGGTGGACCGGGGGATGAGCTTCGGCGACATCTGCCTGCTGACGAAATCCGGCGGGAAGTCCGGTCTCTATACCAGGAAGGTCGGCTGAGATGGTCACGATCCAACTTTTCGGGATGACCAAGATGCTGGCCGGTAACCAAGGGACGCTGTCTCTGTCGCTGCACGACGGGAAACGGGTGAAGGACCTGGTGTCGGTGATCGATGCGGCCTATCCGAAGATCGGCGAGTTGTTGCAGAAGAAAAAGGTGCTGGTGTCGGTCAATCAAGAGATCGCACACGAGGACCTTGAAGTGAACGACGGAGATGAAATTGCGTTATTGCCACCCTTCGCGGGTGGAAATCATAGGAGCACGCGATGAGTCTTGAGCAGGTCACGAAAGCCGACCAGCCCGCGACCGACGACGAGGCGATGCTGGTTCGTGTGCAACGGGAAGATTTTTCAATCGACGAGGAACTGAAGCGGGTACGCCGGCGCTCCAAACGGATCGGCGGCATTGCCATGTTCCTGGGCACGGCCCGTGACCGCTCGAAGGGGAAGGATGTGGACGGCATCACCTTCGAGCATTACGAAGGCATGGCGCAGAAGAAACTCCGCGAGATTCGCGAGCGTGCCATCAAGGATTTCGGTGTGATCGAAGTGCTGGTCCTGCACCGGTACGGTGAGATCACGATCGGAGAGAACATTGTGTTGATCATCGCCGCGGCCGAGCATCGCGCCGAGGCCTTCCGTGCCTGCCAGTGGGCGATCGACGAACTGAAGCAAATTACGCCGATTTGGAAACTCGAGCACACCCCCGAAGGAGAGGTGTGGGTCGAGGAGCACCCGTAGCCCCGTCAGGGGCGAGCAGTCAGGGGAAGAGCCACGTTTTCGAGTGACTATGGACCACCACATGCTCGATACACCCGCTCCTACAATTTTCGACCGGCTAGGGCGTCCGCTCCGCAGTCTGCGCCTGTCTGTGACCGACCGCTGCAACCTTCGGTGCAAGTATTGTATGCCCGAAGACGACTATGCCTGGTTGCCGCGCGATACCATCCTGACCTTTGAGGAGATGGCCGAACTCACGGCGATTTTCACGGAGCTGGGGGTGGACAAGGTCCGGTTGACGGGCGGGGAGCCGTTGTTGCGTCGCGACCTCCCGCGGTTTGTCCGGCAGTTGTCGGAAAATCGACGGATTACGGAGATCGCCCTCACCAGCAACGGCGTGCTCATGGCGGATCAGGCTGCCGACCTGTCGTTTGCCGGGTTGAATCGCGTCACGATCAGCCTGGACACCCTGCGGGCCGACCGGTTCCGCACCTTGACCAAGCGCGATCTCCATCATCAGGTGTTCGACGGCATCAAGGCGGTGGTGCAGGCCGGCTTTCCCTCGCTGAAATTCGACACGGTCGTTATCAAAGGGTACAACGACGACGAACTCATCGATTTGATTGAATACGGAAAGACAGTGGGCGGCGAGGTCCGGTTCATCGAATACATGGATGTGGGAGGGGCCACGGACTGGTCCATGAATCAGGTACTTTCGCGGGCGGAGATGCTGGAGCGCATCGGCCGACACTACGGCGGGGTACAACCGATCGTCGAGAACAGTGTCGCGCCGGCGGAGCGGTTCCGATTGCCGGACGGCACCAGCTTCGGCATCATTCCGTCCACCACGACGCCCTTTTGCCGTTCCTGCGATCGGAGTCGCCTCACGGCGGACGGCATGTGGTATCTCTGTCTGTATGCGAAGGACGGCCTCGACCTGCGGGCGCCGTTGCGCCAGGGCCGCTCCCGCGACGAGATCAAATCGTTGATCACCGCTGCCTGGGAAGGGCGGGCGGATCGGGGTGCCGAAGAGCGCAAGGCTCTCGAAGCGCTCGGCCTGCGGGAACAACGACTCATCGAAATCAACCGTCTACGCGAAGATCCCCACCTGGAAATGCATGCGCGAGGGGGCTGACCGTCAGTTCATGCTGTTCCTGTTACCGGGGCAGTCGAGGCACTTCTCCCGGAGCAGCGGATGTTCGATCCTCATACCCTGACCATCTTGAGTCTCGGATTCGTGCTGGGGCTGCGTCATGCCCTGGACGCGGACCATCTTGCTGCGCTCTCCACGGTGTTGGCGGAGCGTCCGACGGTGCAGGCTTCCACGGCCATCGGGTTTTTTTGGGGGCTCGGGCACACGCTGATGTTGTTGTGTGTCGGGACCCTGCTGCTGGCCTTGAACCTCACAATTCCTGAAACCCTGGCCAGTCTGTTCGAGTTTGCCGTCGGGGTGATGCTGGTGGTGCTCGGCCTCTCGCTGGCGCTCCGGATCTACCGGGAGCAATGGCACCTCCATACGCATGAACACGATGGGCAGCCGCACGTGCATCTACATAGCCACCATCTGCAGCCGGATCACGCGCACGGACATTGGTATCAGGGATCGCTACGGCCGCTCTTGATCGGGATGGCTCATGGACTGGCAGGATCGGCGGCGCTGATGTTGATCGTGCTCTCAACGGTGACGGGGATCGGCCAGGGCATCGGCTATATCGTGGTGTTCGGCGTGGGGTCTATTCTCGGCATGGTCGGCGTCGGGGCGATACTGAGTCTGCCGGTGGTCTATTCTGTCACGGTTGGTCCGCGCGCCTATTGGATGGTGCAGGGCTTGGCTTGTCTGGCAAGTATTGGCTTGGGATTGTTGATGATGGTCCGGATCGGGCTGGGCAGCGGTTGGTCCTAAGTGCCTGCATGATGCGCTCATGGACAGAGTCACTCCCGCCCATATCACGTGAGGTCTTCCCAGAACGGGCCGTGCAAATCTGTGTGCGCCTTTTCGAGAGGTATGCTATTCTGCCGCGCAGTGCGGAGGACTCATCCACAAGCTTCTGAGGGAGCGCCGGGGTTCGAGGGACGTTCCGGGAATCCAGGGCCATGAATGTCCGCGTGCTGGGCTGTCATGGGTCCGGTCAGTTGGTTCCGGGGGCGAACGGGCCGATTCAGTGCGGTACCTGCGGATTCCTGGTCAATGACCAGTTGCTCGTGGATGCCGGCACGATCGGGTCGCGCCTGTTCCTCAATGAGCAACGGCGGATTCGGGTGGTCCTGCTGACCCATCTGCACTTCGATCATATTCGTGAATTGCCGACGCTGGCCGATAACCTGGTCGGTGAGATCGATGAGCCGGTGGTCATTGCGGCCATTCCCGAAGTGT
This genomic window contains:
- a CDS encoding MoaD/ThiS family protein, translated to MVTIQLFGMTKMLAGNQGTLSLSLHDGKRVKDLVSVIDAAYPKIGELLQKKKVLVSVNQEIAHEDLEVNDGDEIALLPPFAGGNHRSTR
- the moaA gene encoding GTP 3',8-cyclase MoaA, which translates into the protein MDHHMLDTPAPTIFDRLGRPLRSLRLSVTDRCNLRCKYCMPEDDYAWLPRDTILTFEEMAELTAIFTELGVDKVRLTGGEPLLRRDLPRFVRQLSENRRITEIALTSNGVLMADQAADLSFAGLNRVTISLDTLRADRFRTLTKRDLHHQVFDGIKAVVQAGFPSLKFDTVVIKGYNDDELIDLIEYGKTVGGEVRFIEYMDVGGATDWSMNQVLSRAEMLERIGRHYGGVQPIVENSVAPAERFRLPDGTSFGIIPSTTTPFCRSCDRSRLTADGMWYLCLYAKDGLDLRAPLRQGRSRDEIKSLITAAWEGRADRGAEERKALEALGLREQRLIEINRLREDPHLEMHARGG
- a CDS encoding molybdenum cofactor biosynthesis protein MoaE — translated: MSLEQVTKADQPATDDEAMLVRVQREDFSIDEELKRVRRRSKRIGGIAMFLGTARDRSKGKDVDGITFEHYEGMAQKKLREIRERAIKDFGVIEVLVLHRYGEITIGENIVLIIAAAEHRAEAFRACQWAIDELKQITPIWKLEHTPEGEVWVEEHP
- a CDS encoding urease accessory protein yields the protein MFDPHTLTILSLGFVLGLRHALDADHLAALSTVLAERPTVQASTAIGFFWGLGHTLMLLCVGTLLLALNLTIPETLASLFEFAVGVMLVVLGLSLALRIYREQWHLHTHEHDGQPHVHLHSHHLQPDHAHGHWYQGSLRPLLIGMAHGLAGSAALMLIVLSTVTGIGQGIGYIVVFGVGSILGMVGVGAILSLPVVYSVTVGPRAYWMVQGLACLASIGLGLLMMVRIGLGSGWS